One genomic segment of Hymenobacter psoromatis includes these proteins:
- a CDS encoding DUF4126 family protein: protein MKSKPVPTPRRAAKFWPALGFAAITGARATSGPMFLSDYLSHRALAPGMAGSPLRFLARPGVAATLKLLTAGELVGDKLPQTGDRIEPQQLGARAASGALVGATWYKSQGGSAFKGALVGGLGAVAVTFLTFYLRKSISEKTGFNTSAVGAGEDALVLAGGVALSPRPKR, encoded by the coding sequence ATGAAATCCAAGCCTGTCCCTACCCCCCGCCGCGCCGCCAAGTTCTGGCCCGCGCTGGGCTTTGCCGCCATCACGGGAGCCCGCGCCACCAGCGGCCCCATGTTTCTGAGCGATTATCTCTCGCACCGGGCGCTGGCCCCCGGCATGGCGGGCTCGCCGCTGCGCTTCCTGGCCCGGCCGGGGGTAGCCGCTACCCTCAAGCTGCTAACCGCCGGCGAACTGGTGGGCGACAAGCTGCCCCAAACCGGCGACCGTATTGAGCCGCAGCAGCTGGGCGCGCGCGCCGCCTCGGGCGCGTTGGTCGGCGCTACGTGGTACAAAAGCCAGGGCGGTAGCGCTTTCAAAGGCGCGCTCGTGGGTGGCCTGGGCGCGGTAGCCGTCACGTTCTTAACGTTTTACCTGCGCAAAAGCATCAGCGAAAAAACGGGTTTCAATACTTCTGCCGTGGGCGCGGGCGAGGACGCGCTGGTGCTGGCTGGTGGGGTAGCCCTCAGCCCCCGGCCCAAGCGGTAG